From Mucilaginibacter gotjawali:
ATGGTATTGGCACGTGCGAGGCCCCTGTTCCACTCTCCCGTGGCGCTTACCGTATTGGGCAGGCTGGCCTGGTATGAATCGATGTCGGTTCCCTGCCCTGAAATGATGGCATTTAAACGCCAGTTATCGTTGAATTGGTGGTTAAGGGTTGCCATGCCCGAAAACTGGTTCATATGGCTGTATGCCCAGGCGGTATTGATATACTGCGAACGCGGCACCATGGTAGGGATTGCCCTACCGTTATTGAGAGATCCAATGCCAAAATCGGGGGTTAAGCTTTCACGCAGGTAATCGCCCTCAACCAGCAGGGTTGTTTTTTTACCAAGATTAAACAGCACCGACGGGTTTACATATTTGCGGATAGTGTACACATGGTTGCGGTAGCTGCCATCGTTCTCGTAAACGCCAATCAGCCTGAAGGCTACGTTTTCGCTGACCGGCCCATAGATATCTACCGAAGGTTTAAACATATTATAGCTTCCATACCGCATGGAAACCTCGCCGCCACTTTCAAACCGCGGCTTTTTTGTAACCATATTGATAATTAAACCACTGGAAACATTGCCATAAAGCAGGGCGGCACTGCCTTTTAATACTTCTACAGATTCAAGTGTGCTTGCCTCCGGAAAGCCTGCTGTATTAGTTAGTATGCCATCCTTAAAAATACTGCTTGCGCCGCCCCCTATACCAATGCTATAGCCGCGGGCAGAAAACGTTTCGCCCACACCGCCGCGCGTTTGGGTTAGTGATACGCCGCTCACATTTTTAATGGCATCGCCAAGGTGGTTAATCTGCTGGTCCTCAATAACGCGGGCGCTAACTGTCCCGGTGCTTTGCGGAAGGTCAAGGGCACGCAGCCCGGCCTTATCCAGTGTTACGGCTTTGGGCGTTTTGTTTGCGTTGATGATTACCTCGTTCAACTGCGATGCATTTTCCGCAAGGATAAAATCTACCGTTATTGTTTTTAATGCCGAAACGGTAACGGCTTTTTCCTGGTTTTGCATCCCGATAAGGGAAACTGATAGTGTGTAATTGCCGGGATTGATATTTGTGATGAGGTACGAGCCGTCTTCTTTTGTGCTGGTTGCCCTGTTCAATTCTATAATTGTAACAGTAACATAAGCGGCGGGTTTACCGTCAGACGTTTTAACTGTTCCCGAGATTTTGCCGGTAGTGAGGTCATCGGCCCTAACGACATTGCAGATAGTAAACAGCAAAAAAAGAGTTTTGTAATTGTTTGGTATGTTATTTTCATGTCTTATTTAGATTAATTCTAATTAAGCGCAAAGATAGTAGCGCGAATTGAATTACCAAGCATTATTTATAATTAATCTAAATAAAAATAAATAACAAAGGCCACGCTGTTTGTTAGCATGGCCTTTATTCCTAAAGCGCATAAATGCGCCCGGAGTTTAAATTTAACGCGAATGGGGGAGGTATTTGTTAAAGTGCATCATATTTGGCAGTAAAAGCAGGTGCATCTAATTTCCTGAAATCGGGTAGAGCAGCTATCAGTTGCTCACGGTTCCAGTTCCACCAGGCAATGCGTTTAAAAGCGGCTTCAACTTCTTGTGTAACCCTTCGCCTGATTACCTTTGCCGGGTTACCGGCGACAATGGCATAATCTTCCACATTTTTTGTTACAATTGAGCCGGAGCCTATAATTGCACCCGTCCCTACAGAAACTCCGGGCATTAAAATGGCCCCATGGCCTATCCAAACATCAGGTCCTATCGTTACACGGTATTGTTTGCGCCATTCAAGCACTTCGTCGTCGTCATCATCAGCCATAAAATGTGATTTGGAGCGGTAGGTGAAATGATGAAGCGTGGCGCGCCACATAGGGTGGTTCGTCGGATTAATACGTACGCTTGATGCTATATTTGCAAATTTGCCAACCTCGGCGTTAAACACTTCAACATCTTTAACCAGGTATGCGTAATCCAGCAGGTCGCTCGAAAATACCTCGCAGCGCTCGCCAACCGCCGTCCACGCACCCATCCGGCTATCTTTTACAATAGCAGTTTCATGTATCCACGGAGCTTCGGTCATTGGTTTTGCCCCGCGCCATGGATCTGTAAATTCTCCGTGATTAATTTCTGTCATATGATTAAAAGATCTATATCAAATATTATTTCAGCGCCGCATTCCGCATCCTGATATTTGAAAAATTAAGGGTTGATTTACTTACATCTTCTGCCAGCCGAACAAGTGATGGCATAAAACGAAGTTCAATATTTCTGCTTAATAACGCGGACAAAATATCGCTGACAGGAATGACCGATTGAGGGACAGCAGGCTGGTAAGAAACATAATAACCGGCACTTTCATCTATCAGTTCAAAATTATCGCTTAAAAATTCGTAGCAGTAGAGCCTGGTTTCCATTACCCGCTGGTACCAACCTGATTCGATACACACAAAAAATTCAGCGGCAGATGACCCGATAAATTTTTCTTTGTCTGCTTTGGCGGTTTTTGTACCGGCATAATAAGTTACCCGCGGGCAATCACGTGGCAACAGGTAATTGTGCAGCAAATTACCTGCGATAGCAAAAACTACATCTCCCTTAATGTCAGCGAACGGGGAGGGTGACGGCCTGGGTTTAAAGATCCGTATACGGGGCTCTTCGCTCACATGGAAAAGCCGTTTTGAAGCGTTTAACAAATCGGGTTGACCTGGTAACATAACCAAATGTATATGAAATTCTTATGCAGCCACAACTTACCCTGTTTTTTTGATACCGGGTAATTATAAGCTATTCCAGGAATTTCTTTTTAAGCATGGCAATCTTAGTATCATCTAAACCGATTTCGGTCCTCAAATAATTATCAACGGAGCCATATTTTAGGGTAATCGCATTAAATGTGGCATCAAGATCCTCTTTATTAACGCCGGCCATATCCGACGCAACCTGTTGGTCTATATGCATAAAATTCACCATCTGGTTAATCATTTTGGTATTCGCATCTTTACGGTAATAATTTGACGCCAGGTAATCGCTCATGATCGTTTCGTACGGTACACCCAGGCTGTATAAAAGTAAAGCGGCGCCAATACCGGTACGGTCTTTACCTGCAGTGCAATGGAAAACCAGGCTTTGCCCAACAGGTAACCCCAGTAATTTATCAAAAAACGGTTTGTAACGGGCCGCCAGCGAATCTGTTTTGCTGTAATAAACTACCATTAATGAATCTCCGGCAGTGCCTTTTGCATGCGCGATGCTCTTCATCCAGTCATTCAGGCTATTATTGCTTCCTGCCGGGCATAAAATATAATCCATGCCGGGGTTAAGTTTATCAGGCGCCTGTGCCGATTCCTGCCGGCCGCGCAGGTCCACATCATAATTGATATTCTTTTGCTTCAGGATGGCCAGGTCGGCATCGGTTAATTTGCTGATGTCCGCGCTGCGGTAAACTTCGCCCCATTTAACATGGTGACCATCAGCAGTTGCATAACCACCCAGATCGCGAAAATTGGCGGCGCCCTGTAAAACTACATGCCTTTTGGCGCTGTCAGCTACCTGTGCGTTTGAAATTGAATAAAAACAAATGGCGCTAAATAATAAAAGATACTTTTTCATAATTAATGGAATTAAAATTTGCATTAAACTAAAAAAGCAGGGGTCCCGGCTAAGTCCCCTGCTCAAAATATAAATTATTTATCCTATTTAGTAAGCCAGGTATCTTTAGTCGGGTCGTCCGTACCGCCAAATTGCGATTGGATAGCCGACTGGTAATTTGCTGTGTTATAGGATGCTTCGTTAGCCGGATATAACCAACGACGCGGGATCAGGTTATTCGCAGTTCCGATACCAGGGCCGCCCTGGCTAAATGCCGGGATACCGTTTGGATTGGTCGTGCTAACAGATCTTCTCCATTGAAAAAACGATTCGAAGCCTGAGTTAAGGTGCATCGCCACATAACGCTGGGTAAATATTTGCGCTAAACCAGTTGCGTTGTCGCCGGCGTAGGCTACGTTGCCTATAAAAGCGCCAAGGTTTACGGTCGCGGTGCCTAAAGCAGCGCCTGTATAGTCGGCAATTTGCAGGGTTTCGCCGTCAGTAATTTTGTACAATGCTAAAGAAGCATTTATACCATTGGTATACCATGCCGCTGAGCTTGGTCCCGATACCCAGCCTCTGTTTATTGCTTCAGCTATATTAAAACACATTTCGGGGTAGCCGATAAAAACAAATGGCTCGGCATTTGCGCCGTTATAAGCGCCGGGCAGTGCAAAGTAACGGTTGTAATTGGAATGCGAATAGTTGTTAAATGAAATTGCCTGTAATGAACTCACCGATTGATTATCATCCACCCCAACGAATGAGGCAAAGCTACCGGGCGCATTACCGGCTTGTACCTGGCTGATAGCTGGTGTTGCAACTACCAAAAGGCGCGGATCCTGGTTAGGCGCTGTTGCGTTTAAATAAGGCAAGCCTATACCGTCATATGAGTTATAAGGTTGTAAACCAAGGTTAAGTGTTGCATAAGGATTAAACGCCTGGTTGTACACATAAACCAAATTGTCTGCATTGCCTGTCATAATAGGGTAAGTGCTTGAGGCACCGTTTACAATAGCAGCAAATTTTTGCGGTATCTGAAGATCGGCATTGTCACCTGCTCTTTTGCTTAAGCTGATTAATACCCTTAATGTATAAGTATTGATCAATTTTTGCCATTGCAAATTGGTTAAACCAAATATATCACCTTTGTCTAAAACAGTGTTAGGACTAGCAGCAGCGATGGGCGCTAAAATAGCATTTGCGTTATCAAGCATTGCCAAGGCAGCTTTATAAACGTCATGCTGGGTATCGTATTTAGGCGTCAGGATAGAAGCACTGCCCGCCTGTGAAAAAGGGATGTCACCTACGCGCTGTGATAACCAGATGCCGGCATAAGCCTTAAAAAACTGGCTTAAAGCGTAATATTTATTGGTTGTATTTCCAAGCTGGGTAGTGGATTGTGTTTGTAGGGCGATAGCATACTTTAATATATCGTAGCTGTCTTCGGTATTACCAAAGTTATAATTGTTGTTGCCAAAGTAATACACATACGTAGATAATACGTCCTGAGACGACTTTGAACCGGTAGAAAATGGTTGCTCATCGTTGCGGATAAGCTTGGCGGTGATGTGGTTCAAAATAAGTGTTGCCGGAACAACGCCATTTGACGATGCCACGTTAGGATTATCAACCAGGTCGCCTTTCTGGCACCCGGTTATTGCAGCCATGCCTGCTGTTAACAGCAGTGCTAATGGTAAAAATGATTTTATTTTCATAAATTTCTTTTTTGATCAATTAAACAATTTAGAATGTTAAATGGATGTTAAGACCGTAGCGACGCGCTGTCGGACTCGCTAAATCTGAGCCGCCGCTGCCACCCACCAAAGTTCTTGAGCTTGCATCGTAACCCGATGCGTATTGATCAAGATCGATATCTTTGCGTGCTGCGAAATACAATAAGTTTCTGCCTACAATTGAAAAGGATGCTTTTTTAATGAATGTACCCTGTAATAATTTTGAAGGAAGCGAGTAACCGATAGTTGCTTCGCGCAATTTTGCATATGAACGGCTGATCATATAGTACTCGTCAAAGTTACCACCCAAACCGCTGGAGATATAACCCTGAACGGTTACTGCGGTAGTATTAGGTGCAAAGGTTAACTGGCTTAGGTTAGTTATTACGCCGCCCGGGCCATAAGTTGGTGTCCCCGAAACCAGTGTAACACCTGGGCCAACATAGGCCGGGGTTGCACTTTTAGTGCCCTCTGCAGTGCTGTTCCATTCAGCCAAACGCGCAGCGCCGTAAGCGCCGGAAGCACTTTCAACGGCGGTGCCGCCGTTCATTGCATGGTAATAAGTATAATCGTAGGTTTTACCGCCGATACGTCCGTCAAACTGGAAGCTAAGGCTCCAGTTTTGGTAGGTAAAATGGTTGGTAATGCCAAACGCGAAACTTGGATCGGCGTAGCCTAATAAGCCCAATTGCGCGTTATTGCTCTGTCCTGGCGCCTGTATGGGGGCTCCACCGCTGTTGATGATGTTTCCGCTGCCATCGCGTACAAATTTTGTACCGTAGATAGCGTCCAAACGGTCGCCAATATGGTACAGGTGGTTATTTTGATACAAACCTGTTTCACCTCCGTAAATAGAAGCAAGGGTTTCTTTATAATTTGAATAGTTGATGTTTACATCCCAGTTTAAACCATCTTTGCTTCTTAATGGGGAGCCTACCAGTTCCAATTCAACACCTTTCTTTTTGGTAGTAACACCGTTTACAATCTGCGAGCTGAATGTAGTTGAAGATGCAACCGGTAACGAGAAAATGTTTGGACCGTTGGTTGTTGTAAAATAGGTAGCATTTAAGCCCAGCCTGTTGCCGATAAATTTAAGGTCGGCGCCAAACTCGTATGATTTTACGTCATAAGGTTTGATGCTGGCATTGGCAATAGTGTTTGAAAGATTTACAGACGGCGAACCATTGTAATAAGTAGTTGGTGACACCGAGCTTGAGTTTACATAATTGGGGCCATTATAAGGTGTAAAGTGCTCGGTACTATAACCCAATAAACTACCTATACTATTGCCGGTTACAGCGGCGTATGCCGATGGGATATAAGGATTGGTTAATGCGCCCTTAACATCAGCGAATGACCCCCTTACCTTAAAGAATGAAATGAATTCAGGCAATTTAACATAATCGTTTACCACCGAGCTTACCGATACCGAAGGGTAGAAATAGGTGTTGTTGCTGGATGGCAGGGTAGAGATATTATCAACACGACCTGTTGTATTGATATTAATGTAATTTTTGTAGCCAAGATCGACAGAGTAGTAAGCACTGTTAACCTGCATTTTTGAATTGAAGTTATAGCTCAGGATAGGATTCGTTGAGTTATCCAGGTTATAAACGTTTGGTAATGAAAGGTCTTTTGTGGTTGCCCAGTTGGACAGGTACCTGAAAGAACGCTCGTTTGCACCTGCTAAAGCACTGATATTAAAATTCCTGATCTTTTTGTTATAATTTACGGTAACGTCGGTATTGTTTTCCAACAGGTTACGCTGATCCTGCCTGTAATCACCATACCATCCGAAATAATACCATGGCAGGTACTGGTTTAAGTTGGTAGACGAAGGCACATCTTCTGTATTCAGTTCGTTATAAGTATCCAATGAGCTGCGCAAGGCTACACTCAGGTCGTTATTGAATTTGTAAGTTAACCGTAATGACCCGTTAACTACCTGGTTATCCCTGCCTTTAAGCCATTTTTTTGCCTGGAACCAGGGGTTGTTTTCGCGGCCGTATTCCTGGGCATATTGTACCAGGTTAGGCACACCCTGCGGGCCCTGGTAAATGTTCTTTAATGCGTTTATATCGTAATCTGATGATCCGTAAACAAAAAACTCGTAAGCGTAGCTATTCGGGCCATAGCTCACGTCGGGAATGTTTGGCGAGTATTGTAAGTTTAAGTTTAAATCACCATCCAAACGTAACTTTGGCGTGATGTCATATCCCGCTGAAATTTTGAAGTTATCGATATTCAGTTTGGTATTCGGGAAATCGCCCTGCTGATACGTATGCCCGTAAGACAAACGCATATCATAATTCGATCCGCTGGCGGACAATGACACTGAATTTGTGCTGGTATAACCGGTTTGTACGAAGTTATTAAAGTTATTAATTCCGCGTGCAGCCCACGGAGTAGGTGTTCTTACACCGGTAACCGTATTGTAGGGGCTATCAAACTGAGTTGTTTGAAAAACGCCGTCAAAACGCGGCCCCCATTCGGGTAAGCGCTGGTTATTGTCATACAACTGGTTGCCGTATGCGTAGGCAAATTTGGTTCCACGGCCGTATTCATACTGATCCTTTGGTAACACCAGGAAGCCTTTTTCTGCTTCAAGGGTGCTGTTTATATCAATTTGCCAGCCTTTTTTGTCTTTAGTTCCATGTTTAGTCGTGATAATAATAGCGCCATTAATACCCCTCGATCCATAAAGTGCCGCAGCGTTGGGGCCTTTTAAAACGGTATAAGTATCAACGTCATCCTGGTTAAAGTCATAAGTATTCGATTCTACCGGCTCGCCGTCTATCACATACAATATGTCTTTGCTGCCGCGCAAAACAACTGTCGGTGCGCCAAAAAACTCTGAGCTGGCACCTATAGTCAAACCGGCAACTTTACCGGCCATCGAGTTGAGCGGATTGGCATCGCGCGCTGTGGTTAATTCATCACCGCTGATTTGTGATTGCGAATAGCCAAGTTTCTGAAACTCTTTCTTTACGCCGAGGGCGGTAATTACTACTTCATTTAATGCTTTATTATCCTGAAATAATTGTACCGACAAATTTGTCTCGTTTACAACAATTTCCTGGGTAATAAAACCAATTGATTTGAAAACCAGTGTCTGTCCTTTGTCAACGGACAAGGTAAACCTGCCTTCTACACCTGTCAGGGTTCCTCTATCGGTACCCTTTATAAATATGCTTACTCCGGGCAATGGCTGGTTATTGTTATCCAAAACAATACCCCTTACCGGGAGGTTTTGCGCATGCATCTTGCCGCAAAACGAAAACACAATTACCAGTGTTAATAGTAATCGCGAAAATCTTAGTAAACTTTTTTCATGTGGGTTTTTATTTATCTGCGACAAAACTACCCGGGGTGTATTATGAAATCATGCCTGGAACAATAACAAAAAGTTAACAAATACTAAACAAACAGGTAAAAAATCCACCTTTGTTAACAAGATTTTTCCCAAATGCCAATTAATTGACCGGAGGAAAATTTATTAACCAATAATAAATATTGCTAATTTCGAAATAGATGAACTTTCTGCTTGTCAGCAACCCTGATGATTGCAGTTATCGTTGAAGAAAATGTAAAAATATCCGGCTTAAATTGAAATCAGCTTTTGCCGGATATTTGTCACGGAAATCTTTTAAAGAGAGTATTTGATTTTCCGGCTGAATGGATGTTTTCTGATCTTTGCATATTTGGCAAGCATTGACAGATTGTGGCTTACGCTTTTATGCAGCCTTTGTAGTTCAAGTTCAGGTTCAAATTGATGTATCGCCTCCGCAATCTCATCCACCAGCATGGGTTTGCCTTCCCGGTGAAGGATGAACAGGATCTTGCTCCCATAAGTTAAGTTCGGGGTATACGATTTTGGTACCGTGTCATCAAAATTCACAGTATTGCCGGTTAAATTTCCGAATGGCATGCTTTTATCAATAAAAGCGTTCAACGCCAACTGTACCTTTTTAAGTTCGTATATCAATTGTGCCTCTTTATTTTTTAATTGTTGAATGATCAAATCGTCTGTCATCTTTTTAATATTAACATAATTGAACTGAAACCAAATAAATAACCATTACTGCGGCTATCAATCATTTTGCATTACACTAATTAGTGGCTAAAAAGTTCAAAAAATCAAATGCGCCAATTATTAAAAAAAACAATCCCCGGGTAGGGATCCGGCAGGGAAAAAATCGGTAAGAATAATAAATTTTGTTTGGGAAAGGAGAAGAAGACCGTAAAGAGCAACAGGAATAAAAAAGCAACAGCTGAAAAATCAGGAGCGGCCATTTTTTGAGTAATTACTCTTGGCCTGGATAAGAATTTTGATCTGACAGGGCCTTTTTTTGAAGCGATCGCATCAACCGGAGCGGCAGGTTTACCGCCCTGTTTCGCAAAAATCAACTTAATGGTTTGCGCCAGGTTTATTTCTGCAGTATCCCGGCTGCAAAGCACTACATAGCAACATGCAAATAGCGTGTACACCACAGCAATCAATAGTGCTATTTTTTTTTTGAGCGGAGAAATCATGGAAAAGCCTGATAAATACTTAACACATTGCTAACATAAGCAACTCTTTTATAGGATATGTTTACTTAATATTATCAAATAATTAATTTAATACCAGATAAATACATGCTGCCCGCCAAATTTTTCATTCCATTATATCATTAAGCCAAAAATTAATAGCTTAGGCGAAAAAAAGAGATCGGGATTTAAGCATGCTAACTGTTGAAAAAATAGGCGGGACGTCCATGAGCGCCCTGGGTGAAGTAATTGATAATATTGTTTTGTTTGAACGCTCTGCGGAGCGGTTGTATAACCGGGTACTGGTAGTATCGGCTTTTTCGGGGGTTACCAATATATTGCTTGAAGATAAAAAAACCGGTGCTCCCGGCGTTTACCACCAACTGGCCAAATACCAGGATTTTCACGGGCCGTTAAAAGAACTTGTATTAAAATTAAAGGCCATTAACCAGCGCTACACAGGGCTGGGGCTCGACCTTGATGTTGCCGACCGCTTTATTGAAAATCATGTGGCCCGCGCACAGGTGTACCTCGAAAATTTATCCAATATACTGGCGTCGGGTTATGTGAGCCAGGAAGGTATTTTGCTGGCGGCGAGAGAAATACTGGCCTCCATAGGCGAAACACATTCGGCATTTAACCTCACGCATATCTTACAGAACAAAGGCATCCGTGCAAAACTGATCGACCTGAGCGGCTTTGACGATCCCCGGCCGCTCACCATAGACCAGCGCATTAAAGAAGCATTTTCCACTGTGAACCTGGAAGACTGCCTTTGCATTGCCACCGGTTATGCCAAAGGCACCGAAGGTATTATGCGGGAATTTGACCGCGGTTATTCGGAAGTGACTTTCAGTAAGATTGCTGAGATCCTGAAACCGAAGGAGGCCATCATCCATAAGGAATACCACCTTTCCACCGCCGACCCTGCGCTTGTTGGGATTGAAAACTGCAAACCGGTGGGCTTTACCAATTATGATATAGCCGATCAACTGGCAGATGTGGGCATGGAAGCCATCCACCCAAAAGCATCAAAACCGCTCGAGATCAACGGGATCCACCTGCGGATCAAAAATACTTTTGAACCATCTCACCCGGGCACATTGATCACCCGGGAATATATCTCGGAACAGAAGAGGGTAGAGGTGATCACCGGGATGGATAAACTGGTAATGATAGATGCGTATGACCCCTTAATGGTTGGCAATGTAGGCAGTGACTTACAGATTATGAAATTGTTTCATAAACACGGCGTCAGCTATACATTTAAAGCCACCAGCGCCAACAGCATTTCGATAGTGATATGGGAAAGTGACTTTAATGATGCGTTGATAGGCGACCTGGAAGCAGTAGTGGAAAAGGTTACCGTTGAGCAAGTGGCCATGGTGTGCCTGCTGGGTACCAATATGGATCAGCCCGGTTTATTGGCGAAAAGCGCTGATGCACTCGCCAGCCATGATATTAACATAAAAAGCGTCGGAATGGCGTTAAGGAAAGTGAATATTCAGTTCCTGATCGCGCGGGAGGATTTTAAAACGGCCATTATTGCTTTAAATAAAGCAGTCGGTTAAGGCTGCCCGGTAATATAGCTAAGCCGAACAGACATGTTTTTGCTTCTTATTGAAATAGAGCGCGTAATAAAGAACAGGCATACAGGTTTTTACCCGGTATGCCTGTTTTGTTAAAGGGCTTATTTAAAGGCGGCCTCGTTCCACCGGATTTCATTGCGGAACTGATCAAGCCTGGTGTCTTTGCCAATGCGTAAAAATTCCAGCCCTGCCATATCTGCAAAATCCTGTAAATGTTCAGCCGTGAGGTTTTGGCTGTAGGCGGTATGATGGGCGCCCCCGGCATAGATCCACGCAGCGCATCCTGTTTTCATATCAGGAAGGGGTTTCCATAATACACGGGCAACTGGCAGGTTAGGCAGCTCATTTTGCGGCTCAACAGCTTCAACTTCGTTGATGAGCAGCCTGAAACGGTTGCCCATATCAATGATGGATGCATTTAATGCAGGCCCTCCGGCCACGTTAAACACCAGGCGGGCAGGATCGGCTTTGCCGCCAATACCCAGTGGGTGCACTTCAAGTGCTATTTTGCCGTTGGCTAACGAGCTGTCTATTTCGAGCATGTGCGAACCCAGCACCAGGTTATTATCCGGGTCAAAATGGTAGGTATAATCTTCCATAAAAGCATTGCCGCCTTTAAGCCCGCTGCCCATTACTTTAAATGCGCGAACGAGGGCGGCAGTCTTCCAGTCGCCTTCACCTGCAAAACCATAACCAGCCTCCATTAAGCGCTGGGCGGCAATACCCGGAAGCTGCACCATACCATGCAGGTCTTCAAAAGTATCCGTAAAACCTTTAAAGCCGCCAGTTTCTAAAAACGTGCGCAGGCCTATCTCAATCCTGGCAGCCTCGTAAACCGATGAGTGTTTTTCTCCGCCCTTACGCAGTGCCGCATCCATGCTATAAGTTGCTTCGTATTCGGTAACCAGCGCATCAATCGCTTCGTCGCTTACGGCATTGATTACGGCCACCAGGTCGCCTACGCCGTAGGTATTAACAGCGTAGCCAAATTTAAGTTCAGCTTCCACCTTATCACCCTCGGTAACCGCTACAAAGCGCATATTGTCGCCAAAGCGGGCAAATTTTGCACCCTGCCAGTCGTACCAGCCGGCTGCCGCCCTTGTCCAGGCATCAATTTGTGCCAATACTTCATTGTCTTGCCAATGGCCAACCACCACTTTCCGGTTTTTGCGCATGCGCGAAACAATGAATCCAAACTCACGGTCGCCATGGGCGCTTTGGTTTAAATTCATAAAGTCCATATCAATCGAACTCCAGGGGATATCGCGGTTAAATTGGGTATGCAGGTGGAGCATTGGTTTTTGCAGGATACTTAATCCGCGGATCCACATTTTTGCAGGCGAGAAGGTATGCATCCATGTAATAATACCAATACAGTTTTCGGCCCTGTTAGCCTCCATAAGGGTTTCATAAATTTCTTCCGTGCTCTTTACAATAGGTTTGTAAACAATACGAACGGGTATTTTTCCGGAAGCATCCATACCTGTGGCAATTTGCTGCGAATGTTCGGCAACAAGTTTAAGCGTTTCTTCGCCATAGAGATGCTGGCTGCCGGTGATAAACCAGACTTCAAATTTTTTCAGATCGATCATTACTCTTAGTTTATTTATTTATAATTTCAGTTTGACGGAGACGGCTGCGGTGATGGCGCTCCCTGTTTTATTGGCCGTAATACGAACGCGGGCCATGTTTTCGTTCAAAATGTTTTTTTATCAATGATGCCTTAAGCCGCTGTACTTCGGGGTTTATTTGTTCGGTTAAGAGGGCCATTTGGGCTACCGATTCCAATACAGCGCTGTTATAAACCGCTTTATCAGCCGTTTTCCCCCAGGTAAAAGGCGCGTGGTTGCCCACCAGGATCATTTCAATTTCCCGGTAATGCAGCCCGCGCTCATTCAGGCAATTGATGATCTGGTGGCCGGTTTCATGTTCATAATCACCCCGTATCATTTCATCATCCATCGGTGCCGCACATGGGATATCAACCGTAAGATGATCAGCATGGGTAGTACCATATATCGGGATATCCCGTTGCGACTGCGCCCAGGCAGTGGCGTAGGTAGAATGGGTATGTACAATTCCGTTTACACTTTCCC
This genomic window contains:
- a CDS encoding tyrosine-protein phosphatase, translated to MKKYLLLFSAICFYSISNAQVADSAKRHVVLQGAANFRDLGGYATADGHHVKWGEVYRSADISKLTDADLAILKQKNINYDVDLRGRQESAQAPDKLNPGMDYILCPAGSNNSLNDWMKSIAHAKGTAGDSLMVVYYSKTDSLAARYKPFFDKLLGLPVGQSLVFHCTAGKDRTGIGAALLLYSLGVPYETIMSDYLASNYYRKDANTKMINQMVNFMHIDQQVASDMAGVNKEDLDATFNAITLKYGSVDNYLRTEIGLDDTKIAMLKKKFLE
- a CDS encoding SusD/RagB family nutrient-binding outer membrane lipoprotein, coding for MKIKSFLPLALLLTAGMAAITGCQKGDLVDNPNVASSNGVVPATLILNHITAKLIRNDEQPFSTGSKSSQDVLSTYVYYFGNNNYNFGNTEDSYDILKYAIALQTQSTTQLGNTTNKYYALSQFFKAYAGIWLSQRVGDIPFSQAGSASILTPKYDTQHDVYKAALAMLDNANAILAPIAAASPNTVLDKGDIFGLTNLQWQKLINTYTLRVLISLSKRAGDNADLQIPQKFAAIVNGASSTYPIMTGNADNLVYVYNQAFNPYATLNLGLQPYNSYDGIGLPYLNATAPNQDPRLLVVATPAISQVQAGNAPGSFASFVGVDDNQSVSSLQAISFNNYSHSNYNRYFALPGAYNGANAEPFVFIGYPEMCFNIAEAINRGWVSGPSSAAWYTNGINASLALYKITDGETLQIADYTGAALGTATVNLGAFIGNVAYAGDNATGLAQIFTQRYVAMHLNSGFESFFQWRRSVSTTNPNGIPAFSQGGPGIGTANNLIPRRWLYPANEASYNTANYQSAIQSQFGGTDDPTKDTWLTK
- a CDS encoding LbetaH domain-containing protein; amino-acid sequence: MTEINHGEFTDPWRGAKPMTEAPWIHETAIVKDSRMGAWTAVGERCEVFSSDLLDYAYLVKDVEVFNAEVGKFANIASSVRINPTNHPMWRATLHHFTYRSKSHFMADDDDDEVLEWRKQYRVTIGPDVWIGHGAILMPGVSVGTGAIIGSGSIVTKNVEDYAIVAGNPAKVIRRRVTQEVEAAFKRIAWWNWNREQLIAALPDFRKLDAPAFTAKYDAL
- a CDS encoding TonB-dependent receptor; translated protein: MLFTICNVVRADDLTTGKISGTVKTSDGKPAAYVTVTIIELNRATSTKEDGSYLITNINPGNYTLSVSLIGMQNQEKAVTVSALKTITVDFILAENASQLNEVIINANKTPKAVTLDKAGLRALDLPQSTGTVSARVIEDQQINHLGDAIKNVSGVSLTQTRGGVGETFSARGYSIGIGGGASSIFKDGILTNTAGFPEASTLESVEVLKGSAALLYGNVSSGLIINMVTKKPRFESGGEVSMRYGSYNMFKPSVDIYGPVSENVAFRLIGVYENDGSYRNHVYTIRKYVNPSVLFNLGKKTTLLVEGDYLRESLTPDFGIGSLNNGRAIPTMVPRSQYINTAWAYSHMNQFSGMATLNHQFNDNWRLNAIISGQGTDIDSYQASLPNTVSATGEWNRGLARANTIENDYVGQVNLTGKFKTGPITHQVLIGTDLTKVVNVTNGYSINGQNISTYIYDKINTIDLTKYSQRTDIPTAADTSRTTAPVYRVGTYAQDLVSLTNKFKVLAGIRWSWQETDQTSINYLQKGTTGNGTAITRYDRAFSPKFAFIYQPVSTTSVYISYSNNFIVNTGTDVNTGQGLKPSLVNQYELGSKNEFFNGKIVANVSIYRIINSNLAVVAPYKADGTVNSDNTVKVLSGETTSDGFDIDVTGHISKNFYFITGYSYNNARYTKTSGLKGSPVSGERLVISPVSTANATLFYTFDTPALKGFKVGATAFYTGSRMAGYNNTVGQTQAYSRLVPVGGFTTLDLTAGYTYKKISLLASVTNITNTMNYLIHDNYSITPIAPRQFVTTLAYKF
- a CDS encoding DUF6886 family protein, yielding MLPGQPDLLNASKRLFHVSEEPRIRIFKPRPSPSPFADIKGDVVFAIAGNLLHNYLLPRDCPRVTYYAGTKTAKADKEKFIGSSAAEFFVCIESGWYQRVMETRLYCYEFLSDNFELIDESAGYYVSYQPAVPQSVIPVSDILSALLSRNIELRFMPSLVRLAEDVSKSTLNFSNIRMRNAALK